The nucleotide sequence ctttttaacaacctactttctactttatatacaagttttgtgatacaagcaagtattttttttttttttttacaaattaactgATCGCAATTTAACTAGCCATACATGTTTACGTTTAACAACTCCAATAAGTTGTCCAAAAGATCTTCCCTGCGTAGATCTTCAATAAGATAGTTTCCCCAAGCTAAAGTATGACATCCATCCTCCATCACGTAACGTTTATCGTCATGTGCAGAGAGCGCCACTTTATTCTTTAGTTCTGTATACATCGTGTGATAGGAGGAGCGAAAGACATACATCTTTTTTCGCACAGAACCTCCATCTTCGATAATCCGTTTATATTCTGAAACACTTaagtttttatcgataacataCTTTTTCACACCCTTGGCACGCTTGACAACTccttccaaagtgttaatacaaTAAGCTTTAGCTCCTGTACCATAAAACGATGTTAATATCGTATTTGGGTActcatctttcatttttccGACTATCGGCGGCCCTGGAGGAATATTATGTCTGTTGTTTAACTTGTAATTAGAGGTATCGAACAtctctatattttctttgatatcctGGTATACATTCTCAGTAAATATTTCGAGAATTAACGAATCCGTATCtgtatataacaataatacgttttcaccatatttctcttttaaaaaattataaaaaaagttataaatgacCGCTTTCGACAATTCCAGTACGCTAAACCTACATACAGAGGTTTGTTATATTTGACCTCCACCTTCTGCATTTCAATGGCTGCCAAATTAtggcagaaaatttttgatgacTTGAAAGTCGGCTTTGCGATAAGAGCTTCTGCACCGGGTCTCCTGTAACGATTCTCCCAATGTGACACTAATCGTATATCGactctattttcaacattttccatcGTTTTCCCATACAcgatattattcatttgtttataatgatttttcccAAATTCATTCGTAGCATTCATTCGTTTCtcagagttaaaatcgatatatgGTTTCATCCACGGCGATTGTTGAAATTGCAATGCACGGTGTATTTTGGTTAGCTTAAGACCTTTTTTCACACATTCACGTAGGTTTACATAGTGAATTatgtatttcgatttattttgtaagttcGCAATCAACTTAGGATGCTTCGATCCGGGAGCGATTATGTTTTCGGGACAAAACGGTAGATCATCATGCTGGTTGTGTAACCTTTCGGGATACTCCAAATCCACTTCAAACACATAACCAAGGTGTTCATCATCTAAACACTCCACATCTATATCTACTATTTCTTGGTTCGACAACCATCGAAAACCGCCTGTTGGTAATTTACAACTCATTGCATACCCATACAAATTGGTAGCGTCCAAGTATAGAATATATGATGATGGTTTTTCCGGGTTAAAATCGTCAAGGAACTTGTTGTTTGCTATTGCAGATCGTTTTACACACATACAGAGACCGCCTCTAATTCctttcttaaaaaagtgtaacaTGTCAATGTCTGAtaacaattctaattttacacctgTCATTTTTAACAGAGCATCCCACCCAAACCCGGGCGCAGTATAATAATGGCAAGGATCCAGATTGTAATTCTCCAAAGATATTGtcctgaaattttcaaagacgTCAGTCAACATTAACACATCTGACGTCAAATACAGGTCACTGTATTCTCCCAACGTTGTacacttaaatttattccatacAGTCTGTGCTCTAGAGTATTGTTCCTTTGAAATATTACTTGAACTCAATATGTCGTAAAACTGTGTATGATCAGGCAATTTACTATACTCCAACTTTTCAAACGAATCTACGAACGAATATGGAAATACACCTTTCTGGCGCATCAATCTAAATTCTTCAGagtctttgaatttttttttcacttccaCACAATCCTTATCATCCAAATATGAAACCAACTTTTCCAAAGAACTCGCCATGAATCTAAACGAGTCGACGaatcttattttcataaacacttTGCGTTTCTTTCCCTTGTTATCGGTTGTTTCTCCGacaactatttttttggaaaaagaaatatatttttctttgttttgtgctatcacctctactTCCTCCTTGTTTAGGGCAATACTTTTCACAAACATGTGGGCATCGTAATTCGACAGGTTGTGGAAAAACACAGGGATAAACAtcggtaatttataatttatattgcagACGGAATGCGCAGGACCCCTATACAATCCTGTCAAGTGATCGTGATCACACACTTtctcttctttgtttattgGTTTATCACAAATGTGACATACGGAACTCAGTTCATGTACAAATTGGTCCAGACAGCTTAGCGGTATCATATCCTTTGTTTGcctcaaatgttgtttatagatctctattacatccttctccaatcttataataaattccaGAGCAGCGTTTCGCCCTCGGTATATTTGGAATTTCGATAAGTTATCATCGTAAGCACACTTAATGTAGTACGCAAACGCGTATGGTTCGTGTTCAAAACATCGGGCCGTATATGGTTTATTATCATCGTAAACTTTTCCTTCTTCGGGCGTTAAGGGTTTCAGAATCGCCTCGAAATCGGCGTACACCACAAACggaactttcatttttttttcaaatccttcaaattgtaaaacattttccttttctagATGTCCGAACTTattcacttttatttgttcGCTTGGTACTGTTGctttcacttttttacagTCATCCATCTGATGTCGTACCAACTTGTCTTCAGTTGAAAAGTATTGCAAACAACCCTCACAAATATATCTTTGATGTTCATGAGTCGATGATTGTGTATTTATCAGTcgagataagttttttatccAATAATAGTGGTTATTCCCGAAATTGTCGCTGACTACTAATAAGTTTACATGACGCTCCCGTTTCtgtttacatatacatacagttACAATATCATCTACCATTTTCTCTCCATTATACCAAGAATTTATACCATAGACGTTaattgaaatgttattttcttcctcaAATTTTGGTATGTCTCTGATGGGTACTGGGAATGTTACGCAGTCaaactttaattctgtttcCCTATAATCTGGGTATGATGATATTCTTTGCGGTAAACCTGTGGGTTGGTACAGTGCGGACATCAGTGCCCAAGCAAAGCActtattatcgttattttgCACGTTTATTACCGCTCTCTTCCCTTTTATGGATGTCGGTAAGTCGATGTAGCTCGATGCTCTTGTAGGATTAAACTTGTTACAGTTCACTTCAAGATATAATACTTCCAACAAGGTCCAACCTGCAGTATTAACACCTTTAGTTTCGCATTTTACTACTTTTCTATTCTTATACTCTTACCTGAGTCCCGTTCTTGGAATTCCGACATTTTCACCATAATCTCGTCCATAAAGTCCTCGTATGTTTGATATAAGTCTACGGCtactgttataattttattttttgtgttgaatgatttgatttccacttcttccttcgtatttatgaaatacaatCCAAAAATTTCCGTATTCACTTTTAAACTACCATTTACATTCCTCACGGACTGTATCAAACTGATAACTTTTTCTCTAATTCGGTTACTGAATTCCTTCATGTCTACGTACTTCCGTTCATGATCGCTCACTCTAAAACTacatattttatctccaaatatcgaatctattttttctacacCATCATCTATTATTACGAAGGCTTTCTGTTTATGTTTGTTGCTACGCAGATGTGAGGAATAACATTGTCTGGTTACGTGTTCATCACATATTTCACACACTATAACATCTCCTTGTTGATCCTCTTCCACCTTTCGACGTTTCCCAATACATGCTGTGCGTTGATGTCTCACAAGATTATCTGGTCTAGTAAACTCTTTGTAACACACGTCGCAGGTCAACATGTTCACAACACTCTTACTTCAATACTGTTGAACACGATTTTCTATCTGCTATTTAAAGCATACCTCCTCCGAAGTGGGGTTTTCAATGAACTCATGTCGTGTAACCTTCATTTCAGGTCACGTACAAGGTCAATGTCAtggtcacaattaaggttgacttcaaggtctccgttgaggtcaaagtaaaggtcattgttcaggtcaaggttactgatcaaggtcatggtcactaaacgtgatcttgacctgaggtgagctcaaagtaaaggtcattgtttaggtctaggttactggtcaacgaccccctttgcaatagccgattctggaacctcctcccagaacctcagggcaaggtcaaggtcatggtcactcaacatgaccttggccttgaccttgacctgaggttctgagaggaggttctagaatcggcttttatctactactgagcatgttggagataaaaaacaaaatgtgcccaaaacgtgatattatgacgttatacgccgttctgagccatgtttgaactttctatcacttttggttccggtaattctgttgaccatatatttgatattcaggcgccaaatgacatcttggagcatgttggagataaaaaacaaaatgtgcccaaaacgtgatattatgacgttatacgccgttctgagccatgtttgaactttctatcacttttggttccgataattctgctgaccatatttgtgatattcaggcgccaaatgacatcttggagcatgttggagataaaaaacaaaatgtgccgaaaacgtgatattatgacgttatacgacgttcttagcaatgtttgaactttctatcacttttggttccggtaattctgttgaccatatatttgatattcaggcgccaaatgacatcttggagcatgttggagataaaaaacaaaatgtgcccaaaacgtgatattatgacgttatacgacgttctgagccatgtttgaactttctatcactttcggttccgataattctgttgaccatatttgtgatattcaggcgccaaatgacatcttggagcatgttggagataaaaaacaaaatgtgcccaaaacgtgatattatgacgttatacgccgttttgagccacgtttgaactctctatcactttcggttccgataattttgttgaccatatttgtgatattcaggcgccaaatgacatcttggagcatgttggagataaaaaacaaaatgtgcccaaaacgtgatattatgacgttatacgccgttctgagccatgtttgaactttctatcacttttggttccggtaattctgttgaccatatatttgatattcaggcgtcaaatgacatcttggagcatgttggagataaaaaacaaaatgtgcccaaaacgtgatattatgacgttatacgccgttttgagccatgtttgaactttctatcactttcggttccgataattctgttgaccatatttgtgatattcaggcgccaaatgacatcttggagcatgttggagataaaaaacaaaatgtgcccaaaacgtgatattatgacgttatacgccgttctgagccatgtttgaactttctatcacttttggttccgataattctgctgaccatatttgtgatattcaggcgccaaatgacatcttggagcatgttggagataaaaaacaaaatgtgcccaaaacgtgatattatgacgttatacgacgttcttagcaatgtttgaactttctatcacttttggttccggtaattctgttgaccatatatttgatattcaggcgccaaatgacatcttggagcatgttggagataaaaaacaaaatgtgcccaaaacgtgatattatgacgttatacgacgttctgagccatgtttgaactttctatcacttttggttccggtaattctgttgaccatatttgtgatattcaggcgtcaaatgacatcttggagcatgttggagataaaaaacaaaatgtgcccaaaacgtgatattatgacgttatacgacgttctgagccatgtttgaactttctatcacttttggttccggtaattctgttgaccatacttgtgatattcaggcgtcaaatgacatctaggagcaagttggagataaaaaacaaaatgtgcccaaaacgtgatattatgacgttatacgccgttttgagccatgtttgaactttctatcacttttggttccgataattctgctgaccatatttgtgatattcaggcgccaaatgacatcttggagcatgttggagataaaaaacaaaatgtgctcaaaacgtgatattatgacgttatacgccgttttgagccaggtttgaactctctatcacttttggttccggtaattctgtcgaccatatttgtgatattcaggcgtcaaatgacaacttggagcatgttggagataaaaaacaaaatgtgcccaaaacgtgatattatgacgttatacgccgttttgagccatgtttgaactctctatcacttttggttccgatagttctgctgaccatatttgtgatattcagacgccaaatgacatcttggagcaagttggagataaaaaacaaaatgtgcccaaaacgtgttattatgacgttatacgccgttctgagccatatttgaactttctatcacttttggttccgataattctgctgaccatatttgtgatattcagacgccaaatgacatcttggagcatgttggagataaaaaacaaaatgtgcccaaaacgtgatattatgacgttatacgacgttctgagccatgtttgaactttctatcactttcggttccgataattctgttgaccatatttgtgatattcaggcgccaaatgacatcttggagcatgttggagataaaaaacaaaatgtgcccaaaacgtgatattatgacgttatacgccgttctgagccatgtttgaactttctatcacttttggttccggtaattctgttgaccatatatttgatattcaggcgtcaaatgacatcttggagcatgttggagataaaaaacaaaatgtgcccaaaacgtgatattatgacgttatacgccgttttgagccatgtttgaactttctatcactttcggttccgataattctgttgaccatatttgtgatattcaggcgccaaatgacatcttggagcatgttggagataaaaaacaaaatgtgcccaaaacgtgatattatgacgttatacgccgttctgagccatgtttgaactttctatcacttttggttccgataattctgctgaccatatttgtgatattcaggcgccaaatgacatcttggagcatgttggagataaaaaacaaaatgtgcccaaaacgtgatattatgacgttatacgacgttcttagcaatgtttgaactttctatcacttttggttccggtaattctgttgaccatatatttgatattcaggcgccaaatgacatcttggagcatgttggagataaaaaacaaaatgtgcccaaaacgtgatattatgacgttatacgacgttctgagccatgtttgaactttctatcacttttggttccggtaattctgttgaccatatttgtgatattcaggcgtcaaatgacatcttggagcatgttggagataaaaaacaaaatgtgcccaaaacgtgatattatgacgttatacgacgttctgagccatgtttgaactttctatcacttttggttccggtaattctgttgaccatacttgtgatattcaggcgtcaaatgacatctaggagcaagttggagataaaaaacaaaatgtgcccaaaacgtgatattatgacgttatacgccgttttgagccatgtttgaactttctatcacttttggttccgataattctgctgaccatatttgtgatattcaggcgccaaatgacatcttggagcatgttggagataaaaaacaaaatgtgctcaaaacgtgatattatgacgttatacgccgttttgagccaggtttgaactctctatcacttttggttccggtaattctgtcgaccatatttgtgatattcaggcgtcaaatgacaacttggagcatgttggagataaaaaacaaaatgtgcccaaaacgtgatattatgacgttatacgccgttttgagccatgtttgaactctctatcacttttggttccgatagttctgctgaccatatttgtgatattcagacgccaaatgacatcttggagcaagttggagataaaaaacaaaatgtgcccaaaacgtgttattatgacgttatacgccgttctgagccatatttgaactttctatcacttttggttccgataattctgctgaccatatttgtgatattcagacgccaaatgacatcttggagcattttggagataaaaaacaaaatgtgcccaaaacgtgatattatgacgttatacgacgttctgagccatgtttgaactttctatcactttcggttccgataattctgttgaccatatttgtgatattcaggcgccaaatgacatcttggagcatgttggagataaaaaacaaaatgtgcccaaaacgtgatattatgacgttatacgccgttctgagccatgtttgaactttctatcacttttggttccggtaattctgttgaccatatatttgatattcaggcgtcaaatgacatcttggagcatgttggagataaaaaacaaaatgtgcccaaaacgtgatattatgacgttatacgccgttttgagccatgtttgaactttctatcactttcggttccgataattctgctgaccatatttgtgatattcaggcgccaaatgacatcttggagcatgttggagataaaaaacaaaatgtgccgaaaacgtgatattatgacgttatacgacgttcttagcaatgtttgaactttctatcacttttggttccggtaattctgttgaccatatatttgatattcaggcgccaaatgacatcttggagcatgttggagataaaaaacaaaatgtgcccaaaacgtgatattatgacgttatacgacgttctgagccatgtttgaactttctatcactttcggttccgataattctgttgaccatatttgtgatattcaggcgccaaatgacatcttggagcatgttggagataaaaaacaaaatgtgcccaaaacgtgatattatgacgttatacgccgttctgagccatgtttgaactttctatcacttttggttccggtaattctgttgaccatatatttgatattcaggcgtcaaatgacatcttggagcatgttggagataaaaaacaaaatgtgcccaaaacgtgatattatgacgttatacgacgttctgagccatgtttgaactttctatcacttttggttccggtaattctgttgaccatacttgtgatattcaggcgtcaaatgacatctaggagcaagttggagataaaaaacaaaatgtgcccaaaacgtgatattatgacgttatacgccgttttgagccatgtttgaactttctatcacttttggttccgataattctgctgaccatatttgtgatattcaggcgccaaatgacatcttggagcatgttggagataaaaaacaaaatgtgctcaaaacgtgatattatgacgttatacgccgttttgagccaggtttgaactctctatcacttttggttccggtaattctgtcgaccatatttgtgatattcaggcgtcaaatgacaacttggagcatgttggagataaaaaacaaaatgtgcccaaaacgtgatattatgacgttatacgccgttttgagccatgtttgaactctctatcacttttggttccgatagttctgctgaccatatttgtgatattcagacgccaaatgacatcttggagcaagttggagataaaaaacaaaatgtgcccaaaacgtgttattatgacgttatacgccgttctgagccatatttgaactttctatcacttttggttccgataattctgctgaccatatttgtgatattcagacgccaaatgacatcttggagcatgttggagataaaaaacaaaatgtgcccaaaacgtgatattatgacgttatacgacgttctgagccatgtttgaactttctatcactttcggttccgataattctgttgaccatatttgtgatattcaggcgccaaatgacatcttggagcatgttggagataaaaaacaaaatgtgcccaaaacctgatattatgacgttatacgccgttctgagccatgtttgaactttctatcacttttggttccggtaattctgttgaccatatatttgatattcaggcgtcaaatgacatcttggagcatgttggagataaaaaacaaaatgtgcccaaaacgtgatattatgacgttatacgccgttttgagccatgtttgaactttctatcactttcggttccgataattctgttgaccatatttgtgatattcaggcgccaaatgacatcttggagcatgttggagataaaaaacaaaatgtgcccaaaacgtgatattatgacgttatacgccgttctgagccatgtttgaactttctatcacttttggttccgataattctgctgaccatatttgtgatattcaggcgccaaatgacatcttggagcatgttggagataaaaaacaaaatgtgcccaaaacgtgatattatgacgttatacgacgttcttagcaatgtttgaactttctatcacttttggttccggtaattctgttgaccatatatttgatattcaggcgccaaatg is from Onthophagus taurus isolate NC chromosome 8, IU_Otau_3.0, whole genome shotgun sequence and encodes:
- the LOC139431059 gene encoding uncharacterized protein, giving the protein MLTCDVCYKEFTRPDNLVRHQRTACIGKRRKVEEDQQGDVIVCEICDEHVTRQCYSSHLRSNKHKQKAFVIIDDGVEKIDSIFGDKICSFRVSDHERKYVDMKEFSNRIREKVISLIQSVRNVNGSLKVNTEIFGLYFINTKEEVEIKSFNTKNKIITVAVDLYQTYEDFMDEIMVKMSEFQERDSGWTLLEVLYLEVNCNKFNPTRASSYIDLPTSIKGKRAVINVQNNDNKCFAWALMSALYQPTGLPQRISSYPDYRETELKFDCVTFPVPIRDIPKFEEENNISINVYGINSWYNGEKMVDDIVTVCICKQKRERHVNLLVVSDNFGNNHYYWIKNLSRLINTQSSTHEHQRYICEGCLQYFSTEDKLVRHQMDDCKKVKATVPSEQIKVNKFGHLEKENVLQFEGFEKKMKVPFVVYADFEAILKPLTPEEGKVYDDNKPYTARCFEHEPYAFAYYIKCAYDDNLSKFQIYRGRNAALEFIIRLEKDVIEIYKQHLRQTKDMIPLSCLDQFVHELSSVCHICDKPINKEEKVCDHDHLTGLYRGPAHSVCNINYKLPMFIPVFFHNLSNYDAHMFVKSIALNKEEVEVIAQNKEKYISFSKKIVVGETTDNKGKKRKVFMKIRFVDSFRFMASSLEKLVSYLDDKDCVEVKKKFKDSEEFRLMRQKGVFPYSFVDSFEKLEYSKLPDHTQFYDILSSSNISKEQYSRAQTVWNKFKCTTLGEYSDLYLTSDVLMLTDVFENFRTISLENYNLDPCHYYTAPGFGWDALLKMTGVKLELLSDIDMLHFFKKGIRGGLCMCVKRSAIANNKFLDDFNPEKPSSYILYLDATNLYGYAMSCKLPTGGFRWLSNQEIVDIDVECLDDEHLGYVFEVDLEYPERLHNQHDDLPFCPENIIAPGSKHPKLIANLQNKSKYIIHYVNLRECVKKGLKLTKIHRALQFQQSPWMKPYIDFNSEKRMNATNEFGKNHYKQMNNIVYGKTMENVENRVDIRLVSHWENRYRRPGAEALIAKPTFKSSKIFCHNLAAIEMQKVEVKYNKPLYVEKYGENVLLLYTDTDSLILEIFTENVYQDIKENIEMFDTSNYKLNNRHNIPPGPPIVGKMKDEYPNTILTSFYGTGAKAYCINTLEGVVKRAKGVKKYVIDKNLSVSEYKRIIEDGGSVRKKMYVFRSSYHTMYTELKNKVALSAHDDKRYVMEDGCHTLAWGNYLIEDLRREDLLDNLLELLNVNMYG